The genomic region GCTGTATTTCCCATCAAAATCAGAGATGGTCCCCTCTGATGAATTAAGTAATAGTACGTTAACTCCTCCTAAGGGAATTCCATCATTATCAGTGATTTCACCGGTAATTTGGTTTTGGGAAAAACCGATAGTCGTTGCTAGTAAAAGCAACAGTAGCGTAATTTTTTTAGTCATAATGCTTAATTATTTGTTTGGGTTGGTGTGATCCATGTATTCAATCTATGATTGGGAGTTTCCATAAGTATTTTATAGATATCAGCTTTCTTCCCTATATTAAATTCAGCTGTTCCATTTTTTATTTTTGCACTCCCTAAAAGCTCATATTCATCCTTCGCGCCATATTTAACGTTATTGGTCCTGGCCACATAAAATTTTGCCGGAGTATCAGTATCGGAAAGTGCTTTCCAATTTAGTTTTAAAGTAGCTCCATCAAGATTCGCTGAGAGTCCTACAGCATCCACCATTCCCAAAAGGGGAACCCCATCCAACTCTTCTTTAACTGAAGTTTCCGGATAAAGCTCAAGAAAAGAAATCATTGTGGGCAGTATATCCACGATACCCGGGATTTGCTCCTTAAAATAGCTATTCCCCTTTTTATTCATCGCAATCCAGGTGCTGCGTTCACGATCAGATTGCCCCCCATGACGTTTTCCATCTTTAGCAGTTCGACCATGGTCTGTGGTTACGATAAAAAGCCAGTCTTCATTAAAATTGGACTCTCTATATTTTATAGCTTCATAAATTTTTCCAATAAGTTCATCCTCAAATGTGATCGCATTATACAGTTGGGGACTATCCCCATACCCATGTCCCATATCATCAGAAAACTCCAGATAAACCCAGGTTAAATCAGGTGCCTCATTTTGGATATACTCTGCAGCCTGATAAGCTACTTTCTTATCTATATTCTTAATGTACTCCCGGTATGGATCATGAGGAAAGTTTAGGGTATCTTTTTCGAAACCATCAAAAGCGTAGTCTATCTTTAGAAAATTCGTACCTACTAGATTCTCACCTAGCAGTTTGGTACGGTTATCTTCCCAGGTAGAAAAAATAGCGGTTTGTTTCTCTGGAAAATCATTGGTAAAAAGCCTAAAAATACTTGGATAATTATAGTTAGGCTGTTTAATTTCATTTCCATATACATTGTGTTTATTAACCCAAACGCCAGTTAATAGACTATTATAACCCACCGCAGATATTGTAGGGGTTTCTGAGTAAGTTCCTTTTCCTCCGCCTACATAAGCTTCAGAAAAATCACCTTTTAGTGAAATTGCATCAAGATTTGGTGTGCTTGTCTTTGGAATCATATCTGCTGCGATCCCATCTACAATGATAAAAACGAGCTTTTTTTCTTTTTGGCGATCTTCCTGTGCAATCATCTGATAGCTACATAAAAGAAGCATCATGGCCATGGAAGTGATTTTAAATTTCATGACAATTATTTTAAGTTAAATTTTGCACTCCAAATGTATAGTGAAGATTCAATAAATTGAATGAACGTTCAATTAATAAAAGTTTACTTTAATGTTCCCTTTATGTTACTAATTATGCAGCATTAGCTTTTGTTAATCAAATTGGTATATTTGCTTAAAAAGTCTAGTGGGGCGTAAAAGTTTAAGTGTAAAAAGGCGTAAGGAGATTATTCAATCCTTTTATAGAATTGCTAAAAAAATTGGTCTCGAAAATACCTCAATTGCCAAAGTTGCAGAAGAAATGCAAATTAGTAGCGGACTGGTGATGCACTATTTTAAAAGCCGCGACGAACTTTTAATTGGCCTTAATGAATATATTCTGGAACGTCACCTAAATATGGTCAATGCTATAGAGTATGGAGTTATGGATAATAGAAAAAGCCTGGAAAACTTTATTACCGACCTATTCTCCAGAAAGTGGAATAAATATTTTGATGATGGTGTTTTTTATAGTTGTTATGCCTTAATTTATCGCAAAGAAGATTTTAATACCAGTTTTAGAAAATATCTGGAAAAACTTCACCAGGTATTACAGATAAAATTACTCGAAGCTAAAAATCTAGGAGTGATCTACAACGATAATATACCTGAAATTACGGAAGTCATTTTTGCCCTCATCGATGGATCCTATTACTACCTTGGAATGTTTAATCAAAAAGATCAAACTTATGAGCAACAGGAAAAACTTTATATTAAATACGCAATTAAGCTTTTGGATTTTTCTTAGGATGTTTTATAATCCTATATATAGCAAATAAAGCTATTAATGCCCATACAATATTCACAAGGATATTCGGAAAATCTTTCAAAGTTGCTGCATTGATAACCAAACACAGCCCTCCTATAACATTTAGTATGTGATATAACGGCCTTTTGGCTGATAAATACCCTGCGCTAAGAAGAAAATAAGCAATGATAAAAATTATTGCTCCGCACCAACCTATAAAACTTATGAATGTCATTGTAAAAATTTATACAAAAAATTTAAAAATTCAGCTTTTATACTAATAGCGTTCCACTCACGCATTATAAGTCAATATATCAAATTTTAAATTAGAATTCTTGATTCAAGAGGGTAACCATCCCTGTGTTATTATACTCCTTATCATTGCCATTAAAGAAAGTTTTTGCAAAGGATCCCAGGATCCGAATCAAGAGACAAGTCTTAAAAAAAGAAAATTCCACCAAGCTGAAAATTGGATAAACCAAAATCTACTCTAAACCTTTCAAATTCCGTGCGACCTTCTCCCTCTTCCTTAATTTTCGCATAACGCAAAAGGCCTGTATTCACTTCAAAAGCAAATCTCTTATGAATCAGATACGAGAATCCGGGACGGATATTTGCACTATAACGCTTATAAGTAGCGTCCTCAGCTCCAGAATAAGGAATTTTTTATGAAAATATTCAATAGAACCCTTTAGGTTAAAAGCCAATTTGTCGAAAATTGGAAAATAACGCTGAATAGTGGGAGCGATGCCTATACCATGAACTGAACCCTCTTCATTATCTAAATTGGTGTAAGTATAACTCAAACCTACACCTACCAACCAATTATCCGAAAAACTATAAGTAAGATTTGGGGATACTTCCAAATTTATAGCATCAGAATCTGTAGCAAATTCATAATAGGAAGTGTAACTGTTTAAACTGGAAAATGAAAAATGACCGCCCAGTCCCCAACGACCTTTTTCAATAAAAATCTCACTTTTTTCCTGAGCATAGCTTAGCTGAGATAATAGAATAGCTGCTAAAAATAATAGTCTTTTCATGATGTATTTTTGACAGGTCAATTATAGCTGATATGATCTGATAATGATATTGGTGGGGATTAAGTTTAAGTTAAATAAACTGTTAAGCCTAAAAAGAAATGGTATTCACTATTTGAACAGAAAGGAAGTTCAGTTTAAGCTTTTTTGTCTCTATCATTTTTAGCGACCGCAAATAAGAATACTTCTATTCCACCTAGAGAATCGTTTTAGTTTTTAAAGAATTTTGAATATTGAATTCATTAATTTAAATAAAGCAACAAAGTTGCGTTTAAAAATAAAAAGAGTTATTGTTGCAAAAAAAAACAATGACCAAATTTTATGTAAAGCGTATGGGACAGTTCGCCCTACTGCTATTTTTATTCAGTGCTTGCGATAGCGATGATGACTTTATGATTGACACTGGTGCCGAGAAAGTACCGGAACCACCAAAAGAAATTGAACCTGTAGGGTATCTGGCTCCTCTTCAATTGCCAGATACCATAAAACTTACTTATGGGGAAGATTTTATTGGTAAACTGCCAGAAGAGTATCAAAGTCAGAATGTAAGTTTTGAACTGCAATTTCACAGTGAAAATATCGAGATAAGCAGTGAGAAAAACCTGGAGCAGGTATTGGGAACGGGAATTTATGTAGAGGAAACGACAAATAAATTGATGATCGATAGTCAGCAACTCTACCCTAATAATTTTAGTTCTTCGGTTAATGGCAATAGGTTACCTGAGGCCTATGAAGTAACATTAACCGCTAGCGCCTCCCCAACTTATTTACCGGTTAGCAAAACATTTTTCCTTAAAATTGCTCCCGCCAGTGTTCAAATTGAAGAAATGGATAATAGTATGGCCATTCCTTTTGCCTATCAAATGTATAAGGATAGTGATGCTATAACTTATCATCTCTCGACAGCAGGTTTAGGTCTCGAAAATACAAAATGGCAATTACATCAAAACGGACGACCAGATCAGAAAGTAATACTACAGGATAACAAAGTATCATTTGCTGAAAAACCTGGAGATCCAGATCAGGAAGCAGAGTGGACTTACGACCTGGTTGCATCTTTAGAACGCAACGGATTTACATTGGCCACACGACAGTTTCGTATACGCTTTATTCCTGAAATAAAATTCCTGTACGGTATGTATTATGCAGATCTAAACCTAACTATTTATACCAATCGATTACATATCCCCCTACATAAAGCTTACCAGTCATCTGCTCCCCAAATATATCCTGAAAAATATAAGAAATCCTTTTCTATACTAAGCATAGAAAAAGATGGGACTGTATTTAGCAACGAGGAAGAAATCATCAGCATAGATCCTGAAACAGGACAGGTTAAGGTTGCTCATAACCACAGTTTAAACGCGGGTGAGTATCTTATTAAAGTTGAAGCGCAAACAACTACAGGATTAAGTTTTAAGACCACTCTTACCTTGATAATGTCTCAGGCTTCAGAAGACAACCATGAGCATTAAATGAATTACTCTTTTCATTCTATTTTTTGATATTAAAGCAGGCTATTGCGGCCTGCTTTAATATTTTAAAACATTAAGCAATAACTACATGACTCCATGCAAAGTCGGTAAGCTTTAGATCGAAAAAGCGTTGTGATAATTTCTATGAAGTAAGAAACCCATTGGCGTTAACCACTAAGGAATAAGGATTAACCGAATTAGTTATTGAGGAATTAAAAATTTTCTGTTCTTTAGATAAAGCTTAAATTTACCCTACCAAATAGGATGATAATGAAAACTGCTGAAGAAAAGAAAACCCGAAATACGAAACATCAAAAAGCCGTTTTAGAACTTTTGAAAAACGCAACAAAAGCATTAACAGCAGATGAAATAAGAGAAAAATTAGCCGATAATATTAATAAAACTACGGTTTATAGAATGCTCGATCGTTTTGTGGAGGCCGGAAAAATTCATTTTGTTACCGGACAAAACGGAAAATCATTTTACGCGTTATGCAAAAGCTGCAAGGAAGAACCTCCTAAGCATATTCATAATCATCTGCATTTTCAATGTGAAATTTGTGGAAAAGTAGAATGTCTACCCGAAACCTTAAAAGTACCGCAACTTGACAATTACACGATCAGAGAAACACAGTTGTTACTTATTGGTACTTGCAAACGCTGTATGAATAGCACTAATTAAACTAATCGCTTCTTAAAATTTAGGGGTTGTTGGAACACTTACTAATTCCGATTTTTCAAGTGCCTGGTAAAACATATTTTCAGGCTATACCTGCATATTCTTGTCCAGATTTACTGGAATGATATTTAAATGCTAGTCTTTAAATTATATTTTTAAAACGAATTAAATGCTCCATAAGAGGTTAGAAGAAAAGACTATATAATGGCTGTTTCATCAATTACATATTACCAAAAAAATATAATGCAACAAAGTTGCTTTAATTAATTCTCTTTTATACTTTTGAGGCATGTCAAGTAACAACGATATGCAAAAACTTCCGGTTACCGTACTTAGTGGCTTTTTAGGAGCAGGAAAAACAACGCTACTCAATCATTTACTTCATAATCGCGAGGGAATGAAACTGGCTGTGATTGTTAACGATATGAGCGAGATCAATATTGATGCGCAATTTGTCGAAAATCAGCATACGCTCTCTAAAACCGAGGAAAAACTGGTTGAAATGAGCAATGGTTGCATTTGCTGCACCCTTAGGGAAGACCTGATGATCGAAGTGGCTCGACTGGCAGAAGAAAAAAGGTTTGACTATTTAATTATTGAGAGTACAGGTATCTCTGAACCGATTCCTGTGGCGCAAACCTTTAGTTTTCAGGATGATTTGGGCCAGTTTAATTTAAAAGACATCAGCTATATCGATTGTATGCTCACAGTGGTTGATGCCTTTAATTTTCTGAATGACTTCTCGAGTGCAGAGCTTCTAGAGGACCGACAATTGGCCAGCGATGAAGAAGATCATCGTAGCATTGTAAATTTACTGACAGATCAGATTGAATTTGCAAACGTCATTCTGCTAAACAAAACCGACCTGGTATCATCGGAAGAGTTACAGCGGGTTCATAGTATCATTAAAGCTTTAAATCCTGACGCGAAGATTATTGAAACCCGTCATGCGCAGGTTGATTATAAGGAAGTTATTAATACCGGTTATTTTGATTTTGAAAAAGCAGAAGCTTCTGCCGGATGGATCAAAGAACTGGAAAATGAGCATAATCCGGAAACGGAAGAATACGGCATCAGCTCGCTTACCTTTAAACACAAAGTACCTTTCCATCCCGAACGCTTATTTAATTTTCTCATGGAGAATTTTCCACATGGAATAATCAGGAGCAAAGGATTATTTTGGTTGGCTTCTCGCCCAGATCAGGCGCTTATTTGGAGTAGCGCCGGGGGATCCTTTAAAACAGATCCTGCCGGAGTATGGTGGGCATCAATGCCATTTAATCAGCGCATCGATCATCCGGTATTTCTAGAAAATCAGGAAAACATAGAGCAAAATTGGGATCCCAAATTAGGAGATCGTAAAAATGAGTTGGTCTTTATTGGCATAAATTACGATAAGGAAAAACTCGAAGAAAATTTAAATAACTGTCTTCTAACGAATTCGGAAATGATCACATGGCAATCAGGAAGTTTACAGCTTCAGGATGTATGGCCTGTTTAAAATAACTAAACCAAAAAATAAGTACTAAAAATCAACAACATGAACTACAAAATCTTACCTCTTTATGCTGCAGTAGCCCTGCTTAGTTTTTCTTCCTGTAAGAATCAGGATAAAAAAGCAAGTGAAAATGTGCAAGTTGAAGAAACATCTCAGGGAGATAGTATTTCGCAGATTACGATTGAACCTTTACTGGATTCTCCTGCTTTTAGTGATGCTAAACTTTCTTTAACTGCCCCATCAGGTGATCAATTTTCCAAAAATACGATTGATTTTAAGTTTGAAGTAGAAAACTACGAACTAGGAGCGCAAACAGATAAAAACGAGATTACTAAAACTTTAGCCAATTCAGATAAAGGACAGCATATTCATTTTATCGTGGATAACAATCCTTATTCGGCGCACTACGAACCCAACTTTTCTAAAGACTTTTCTGAAGGTACACACCATATTGTTGCTTTCTTAAGTAGATCCTATCATGAATCGGTTAAAAACGCAAATTCTTTTGTCGCAAAAACCATTGAAGTAGGGAATTCACCTCAACGACAGTCCAATGTAGATCTCAATAAACCCACCTTAATTTATAGTAGACCAAAAGGAGAATATACCGGTAAAGATACCCAAAATCTAATGTTGGATTTTTTCCTGTTAAATACCGAGCTTTCAGAAAACGGCAACTATGTTAAAGCCACCATTAACGGCGAAAGTTTTGAGATTACGAAATGGCAACCATACATTATTAAAGGGCTACCTAAAGGCGAAGTAAAGATCAGGCTACAACTTTTAGATGCAGATGGCAAGCCAATCGAAGGCGATTATAATGATGTAACACGTAATGTTAGCCTTAAATAAAGAAAAAATCAATAACACAAGCCGGTAAAGTTTCATAATGGTTGGTTTTACAATTAATCACTTTTTACCTCCATCTTTACCGGTTATTTTTTAATGATGAAAAGGGGATTTTCAATCCCCTTTTTTATATATAACCGAATTTATATTCAATAAAATACCGTAGTACGCTTATTCATAGCATCTAATTTTGGACATTGAATGAATTTTCAAGGAAAGTTTGTATCGAATCACCAAAAATAGAAGCTTCGATACAACATCTCTTGCAAAGATTTCAATCAACCTCCGGTAATTATTTCTTGATTCCACTAAAACTTATCCTCTACTTCGGCGACTTCTAACATAAAGTCATGAAGCTCATAGTTTTTTACAAATGGCTTTAGTTGATCGCTGCCCGGGCCATAAGCGGCCAATTCTACGTAATCCCCAGAATGATCCATACTTATCCAGCCTATAGAGGTATATTTCTTCTGCATTTCAGAAAGAGGCCCATAAGGTAAATTACCGGTGTTATATAAACCTCCATTATTCTTTTGATAATAATTGAGAAGCACTTTTGCTTCTTCTTCGGTTATGGTTTGATCGCCATTAACACTCGCAACCATTTCCCTTATCGACGAAAATGAATTTGCTTTCTTTTTAATTTCCTCAAGCAACCAGGCATTGGTATGGGTGAAATCCTGTAAGTTGCTAAAGTTTTGATCCACATACTTCCCTTTAATTAAACCGGGATTAGCGTTTCCGTGATCTGTAGTAATAATAACAAGGGTCTCCCTGTCTTTTTCTGCAAAATCCATAACCTCTTTGATCGCTTCATCAAAAGCGATCTGATCGTATAACAATGCCGCAGCATCATTAGCATGTGCTGCCCAATCTACCTTTCCTCCTTCTATTTGTAATACAAACCCCTCATCATTGCTTTTAGATAAGTGTTGCACGGCTTGTTTGGCCATTTCAGCTAAGGACGGGTTTTTTTCTTTTAAGTTAGAATCATGAGCACGATCTATCGCGTACGGTAAGGCCTCATCTGAAAAAACGCCCAGGATTTTATTTGATCCTTCATAATCCAAAAGTTCCTTCCTCGTTTTAAAAACCTGGTAGTTTTTATTTTCAAATTCGCTGTAAAGATCACGGCCATCCTCCCGCTTATCGGCTGCAAAATTTTCGTTACCACCGCCCATCATAACATCAAATTCAATTTCAAGATAATCTTCAGCAATTTTATTCTGGTCTCCACGATTCTTTTGCATCACACAAAAACCGGCGGGAGTAGCATGGGTAATAGGAACGCTGGTCACACAACCTACTTTTTTACCAGATTTCTTAAACTTTTGTAGAATAGGAAGATGCTCTTCCCCGTTTGCTGAAACATTTAAAGAACCATTGGGAACTCGTTTTCCACCGCCCCAGGAAGAGCTGGCAGCAGCAGAATCAGTAACCATTGAATCTGCAGAAGCGGTGTCCATAAGGGCACGACTAATTTTTCCTTCACGGTATAAATCCAACCAATGACTTCCCGTACCATTCTTTACCTGTAAAAGCCGATCTGCCATATTTAGAGTACCGCTGCTCATCCCATCGCTTACCATAAATATGATATTCTTCGCCTTTTTTGGTGTAAAATCACTTTTGTTGTTCAGCCAGACACTTGGATGAAAATCGCTTACCAATCCCCCAAAAGCAAAAAGACTACTATTTTTAAAAAATTCTCTTCTTTTCATTTAACGCATATTAGTTGCATTAAAAATAAGGTGTTTTTTAGAAATCCATATTATATAGATGTTAACTTTTCTTTTTTATTCTGTGACTAACTTTAGTTGGCGTTCATAAGAAAGCATCTAAAAAAATTTAATGACAATTCCCCACCTGCAGTAATGAGGTCGTTTATGACATCTACTCCCCTGCTTTTATATAAAGGAGGTATAAACCGGATTAAGAAAACACCTAATATGTTTTATACCTTCTTAAGTTAGAGTTTAAAATTCATTCAGCGCTGTTGAATTGAACCTTATTCCAACATAGATAAATCTGCTGCTCCTTTTATTTCCGTGGAAATTTCTCCAAGCCAGCCTGCATTTCCCTGAGCTCCGGTATATACTTTAACAAAATCTATTCCTTGTAACTTCACAAGATTCATCTGCTCATCTACTGCCCAGTCAATATCCATGGTATTTCCTCCATAACTGGCATAATCTGCATCATAATTATCTACATACCCCCATTCCAAAGCATCAATACTGGCAAATCCATCTAAATTAATCTTAGGAAATACTCTGGTGCCCTGAAAGCTCATTTTGCTTCTTTCTTCTATGAATAATGGATAGTAGTTTTGAGTATGATATGCATTAATCATTACACTATCCTGTACGGCTTCACTATCTACCCAGGCTACATTGGCATATTCTCCCGGATTCGAGTAGGTAATTCCGTAACTAAATAGCGTTCCCTCTTTATAGTGAGCACTTCCGGCAAGTTCGTACCACTCATCATCAGCTAATCCATTTCCATTCGCGTCGAAAGACACCTTTACGATACCAGGCTCAGATAGGCCTTTCATTGCATTTCCATAGATAATGAAATCCTTATTTTCTTCACGATTTATAATTGTATGATCAAAACTGAAAATAATATAACCACCCCAGGCTCCTAAAGAAAGTGTAGCTGTTTTATCCCCTATTAAATCTATAGCATCTTCCATAGATCCATAAGTAGAGTTTATATACTGCCCCGGCGCCGGTTTATATGCAATTATCTTTGAAATAAATTCACTGCTATTCTCCGTTACCGGTCGATAATAAAGATCATAAGGATCATTGACCTTCAACCTGTAAGTTCTATGAATAGAATCAGAAATAGTGGATACCACCAGGTCGAGGATAAAATTACCGGCTTCCGTCGGGACAAAATTAAGACGTGAATCCCCAGAAAGATGCTGCCCCTCTAACCTCCAGTTAAAACGGGCTTCTTCCGGAAGATTTAGAATTTCAGGTTGGATAGTTAAAGTATCGCTACCAAGAAGTAATTCGTATTCTTTTTGATAGGATGAACTAGTAAATCCCATTGGAATACTAATCTCGTCATCATCATTATTACATGAGCTGAATAGAAAAAGTCCGCTAATAAGGATTAACAGTGAAAATGATAATTTTTGATGCATTTGTTTGTATTAAGATTAATAATTAAGTATCAACTTATTTACAAAACAAAACAAAGGGGTCTAAGGTTAGAATAGAAATCTACCCAAAGCAATAACTCCCGAAAGCTTTGTTTTTAAAACTTTCGGCAGGTCTTCTGACTCATTCCTCTTTCTAATCCTTCCCATCACTTATGACAGTGGAATACAACTAATAATTTAGAAAGATTTTCCGGCATTTTATCCGGAAAGAATTTACAGCAGCGGGAACTGTTCAGGGTTTACACCTGATTCCCTTTTAATACCATCCCAAGGAACAGTAACCGAAAATCGAGACAATGTTAACTTAAAAATTAGGATAACGTGCTATACTATGTATAAAAATTTTAGCTTTTTTGATCGTTATGGAGTGTATATGATGCGCAAAAACTATCTCAGCTTAAGCTCAAGAAGTAATTTAATCGATATTTTTTTGAGACCTAACGATCCTATCGCGATGATTAGTAAATGGGAACTTTTTATATGGATCATCGATTAAAAGCAGTAAATAGATGATTTATATAAGCATCCCCCTATTAATTCTTCATTCTGTTAGTTCAGGGCTTATTGCAAATCTTTAAAGCTTGGTCTTATAAAAATGAATTTATGTCTTTAAGTTTTTCAAAACTTCCGATAATACTTCAATATATTTTCTATTGTGCAATGATAGTATACCTCGAAAGAATGACAA from Zunongwangia profunda SM-A87 harbors:
- a CDS encoding alkaline phosphatase family protein, translated to MKFKITSMAMMLLLCSYQMIAQEDRQKEKKLVFIIVDGIAADMIPKTSTPNLDAISLKGDFSEAYVGGGKGTYSETPTISAVGYNSLLTGVWVNKHNVYGNEIKQPNYNYPSIFRLFTNDFPEKQTAIFSTWEDNRTKLLGENLVGTNFLKIDYAFDGFEKDTLNFPHDPYREYIKNIDKKVAYQAAEYIQNEAPDLTWVYLEFSDDMGHGYGDSPQLYNAITFEDELIGKIYEAIKYRESNFNEDWLFIVTTDHGRTAKDGKRHGGQSDRERSTWIAMNKKGNSYFKEQIPGIVDILPTMISFLELYPETSVKEELDGVPLLGMVDAVGLSANLDGATLKLNWKALSDTDTPAKFYVARTNNVKYGAKDEYELLGSAKIKNGTAEFNIGKKADIYKILMETPNHRLNTWITPTQTNN
- a CDS encoding TetR family transcriptional regulator, with the protein product MGRKSLSVKRRKEIIQSFYRIAKKIGLENTSIAKVAEEMQISSGLVMHYFKSRDELLIGLNEYILERHLNMVNAIEYGVMDNRKSLENFITDLFSRKWNKYFDDGVFYSCYALIYRKEDFNTSFRKYLEKLHQVLQIKLLEAKNLGVIYNDNIPEITEVIFALIDGSYYYLGMFNQKDQTYEQQEKLYIKYAIKLLDFS
- a CDS encoding CBU_0592 family membrane protein, translating into MTFISFIGWCGAIIFIIAYFLLSAGYLSAKRPLYHILNVIGGLCLVINAATLKDFPNILVNIVWALIALFAIYRIIKHPKKNPKA
- a CDS encoding Fur family transcriptional regulator, whose protein sequence is MKTAEEKKTRNTKHQKAVLELLKNATKALTADEIREKLADNINKTTVYRMLDRFVEAGKIHFVTGQNGKSFYALCKSCKEEPPKHIHNHLHFQCEICGKVECLPETLKVPQLDNYTIRETQLLLIGTCKRCMNSTN
- a CDS encoding GTP-binding protein; this encodes MQKLPVTVLSGFLGAGKTTLLNHLLHNREGMKLAVIVNDMSEINIDAQFVENQHTLSKTEEKLVEMSNGCICCTLREDLMIEVARLAEEKRFDYLIIESTGISEPIPVAQTFSFQDDLGQFNLKDISYIDCMLTVVDAFNFLNDFSSAELLEDRQLASDEEDHRSIVNLLTDQIEFANVILLNKTDLVSSEELQRVHSIIKALNPDAKIIETRHAQVDYKEVINTGYFDFEKAEASAGWIKELENEHNPETEEYGISSLTFKHKVPFHPERLFNFLMENFPHGIIRSKGLFWLASRPDQALIWSSAGGSFKTDPAGVWWASMPFNQRIDHPVFLENQENIEQNWDPKLGDRKNELVFIGINYDKEKLEENLNNCLLTNSEMITWQSGSLQLQDVWPV
- a CDS encoding alkaline phosphatase; translated protein: MKRREFFKNSSLFAFGGLVSDFHPSVWLNNKSDFTPKKAKNIIFMVSDGMSSGTLNMADRLLQVKNGTGSHWLDLYREGKISRALMDTASADSMVTDSAAASSSWGGGKRVPNGSLNVSANGEEHLPILQKFKKSGKKVGCVTSVPITHATPAGFCVMQKNRGDQNKIAEDYLEIEFDVMMGGGNENFAADKREDGRDLYSEFENKNYQVFKTRKELLDYEGSNKILGVFSDEALPYAIDRAHDSNLKEKNPSLAEMAKQAVQHLSKSNDEGFVLQIEGGKVDWAAHANDAAALLYDQIAFDEAIKEVMDFAEKDRETLVIITTDHGNANPGLIKGKYVDQNFSNLQDFTHTNAWLLEEIKKKANSFSSIREMVASVNGDQTITEEEAKVLLNYYQKNNGGLYNTGNLPYGPLSEMQKKYTSIGWISMDHSGDYVELAAYGPGSDQLKPFVKNYELHDFMLEVAEVEDKF